The proteins below come from a single Thermopolyspora flexuosa genomic window:
- the lhgO gene encoding L-2-hydroxyglutarate oxidase, which yields MAVVGAGILGLAVARELARTRGAEVTVLDKEDRVAAHQTGRNSGVVHAGIYYTPGSLKARLCRDGVAMLREYCAEHRIPYEEVGKLVIAATSAERAGLRRIAERARANGVPGIAELDALGLREVEPNAVGVGAVHSPHTAIVDFPAVARRLAADVAELGGTVRLGHPVRGLRERAGGVEVLAGSWRQRFDRVVCCAGLGTDAVAALAGRPGDVRILPFRGEYYRLAGAAKDLVRGLIYPVPDPRFPFLGVHLTRRIDGEVLVGPNAVMALAYEGYTWRTVRLRDLRAILGWEGTWRLAARHWRTGLREVYGSLAKKAFLNAARRYVPAIGEADLVRAPGGVRAQAVARDGTLVDDFAIDVYGRIVLVRNAPSPAATSSLAIARHIASVVAERT from the coding sequence ATCGCGGTCGTCGGGGCCGGGATCCTCGGGCTCGCGGTCGCGCGCGAGCTGGCGCGCACCCGGGGCGCCGAGGTGACGGTGCTCGACAAGGAGGACCGCGTCGCCGCCCACCAGACCGGGCGCAACAGCGGGGTGGTGCACGCCGGGATCTACTACACGCCCGGCTCGCTCAAGGCCCGCCTCTGCCGGGACGGCGTGGCGATGCTGCGCGAGTACTGCGCCGAGCACCGCATCCCGTACGAGGAGGTCGGCAAGCTGGTGATCGCCGCCACCTCGGCGGAGCGCGCCGGGCTGCGCCGCATCGCCGAGCGGGCCCGCGCCAACGGCGTGCCCGGCATCGCCGAGCTCGACGCGCTCGGCCTGCGCGAGGTCGAGCCGAACGCGGTCGGCGTCGGCGCGGTGCACTCCCCGCACACCGCGATCGTCGACTTCCCCGCCGTCGCCCGCCGCCTCGCCGCCGACGTGGCCGAACTCGGCGGCACGGTACGGCTCGGCCACCCGGTGCGCGGGCTGCGCGAGCGCGCGGGCGGCGTCGAGGTGCTCGCCGGTTCCTGGCGGCAGCGGTTCGACCGGGTGGTCTGCTGCGCCGGGCTCGGCACCGACGCGGTCGCCGCGCTCGCCGGACGGCCCGGGGACGTACGCATCTTGCCGTTCCGCGGCGAGTACTACCGGCTCGCCGGGGCCGCCAAGGACCTGGTGCGCGGCCTCATCTACCCGGTGCCCGACCCCCGCTTCCCGTTCCTCGGGGTGCACCTCACCCGCCGCATCGACGGCGAGGTGCTCGTCGGCCCGAACGCGGTGATGGCCCTCGCCTACGAGGGCTACACCTGGCGCACGGTACGGCTCCGCGACCTGCGCGCCATCCTCGGCTGGGAGGGCACCTGGCGGCTCGCCGCCCGCCACTGGCGCACCGGCCTGCGCGAGGTGTACGGCTCGCTCGCCAAGAAGGCGTTCCTCAACGCGGCCCGCCGGTACGTGCCCGCGATCGGCGAGGCCGACCTGGTCCGCGCCCCGGGCGGGGTGCGCGCCCAGGCGGTCGCCCGCGACGGCACGCTCGTGGACGACTTCGCGATCGACGTGTACGGCCGGATCGTGCTGGTGCGCAACGCGCCCTCGCCGGCGGCCACCTCGAGCCTGGCGATCGCGCGGCACATCGCCTCGGTGGTCGCTGAGAGAACCTGA
- a CDS encoding sensor histidine kinase — MKVLSQRTPLRIKLIAVMLALVAVALTVFGAASVWMLNDHLIARHDRTLVAFSMELERNLSRLPGPPPRQPRIPPEMVARVRDPNGQITTTLIGAAVENASWPVAFPDRPRVIETAAAENGELRWRTRTATIQGVGTLETAIGLTSVDQIIFRFALIELTVGGVVLAALAVVGVVTVRHSLRPLRQIEQTAEAIAAGRLGLRVPDHDPRTEVGRLARSLNTMLTQIETALRDRAASEAAARRSEERMRRFIADASHELRTPLTSIRGFAEYFRQNPEADPAELLARVEAQASRMGLLVDDLLLLARLDQQRPLRTGPVDLLAIAADAVHDAQVLAPDRRISLSVAGGAALIVTGDEARLRQVLGNLVNNALTHTPAGTPVTIRVGTRYRDGRTGPPGPVGEVAFIEVSDAGPGLTPEEAERVFERFYRSDPSRARRGPDGPASSGSGLGLSIVAALVRAHGGIVSVETAPGEGATFRVVLPLAPEALNGGLDDAEPDASEPEDTEPERSGPSPA, encoded by the coding sequence GTGAAGGTCCTCTCCCAGCGCACTCCGCTCCGGATCAAGCTGATCGCGGTGATGCTCGCGCTCGTCGCCGTGGCGCTCACCGTGTTCGGCGCGGCGAGCGTCTGGATGCTCAACGATCACCTGATCGCGCGCCACGACCGCACGCTCGTGGCGTTCTCCATGGAGCTGGAGCGCAACCTGTCCCGGTTGCCCGGGCCGCCGCCCCGGCAGCCGCGGATCCCGCCGGAGATGGTGGCCCGGGTACGGGACCCGAACGGGCAGATCACCACGACGCTGATCGGCGCCGCCGTGGAGAACGCGTCCTGGCCGGTCGCCTTCCCGGATCGGCCGCGGGTGATCGAGACGGCCGCCGCGGAGAACGGCGAGCTGCGCTGGCGGACCCGGACGGCGACGATCCAGGGCGTGGGCACGCTGGAGACCGCGATCGGCCTCACCTCGGTCGACCAGATCATCTTCCGGTTCGCGCTGATCGAGCTCACCGTGGGCGGCGTGGTGCTCGCCGCCCTCGCCGTCGTCGGCGTGGTGACGGTACGGCACAGCCTGCGCCCGCTGCGGCAGATCGAACAGACCGCCGAGGCGATCGCCGCGGGGCGGCTGGGCCTGCGGGTGCCGGACCACGACCCGCGCACCGAGGTCGGGCGGCTCGCCCGGTCGCTCAACACGATGCTCACCCAGATCGAGACCGCGCTGCGGGACCGCGCCGCCTCCGAGGCCGCGGCGCGCCGGTCCGAGGAGCGCATGCGCCGCTTCATCGCGGACGCCTCGCACGAGCTGCGCACCCCGCTCACCTCGATCCGCGGGTTCGCCGAGTACTTCCGGCAGAACCCGGAGGCCGACCCGGCCGAGCTGCTCGCCCGGGTGGAGGCCCAGGCCTCCCGGATGGGGCTGCTCGTCGACGACCTGCTGCTGCTCGCCCGGCTCGACCAGCAGCGGCCGCTGCGCACCGGGCCGGTGGACCTGCTCGCGATCGCCGCGGACGCGGTGCACGACGCCCAGGTGCTCGCCCCCGACCGGAGGATCTCGCTGTCCGTGGCGGGCGGCGCCGCGCTCATCGTCACCGGGGACGAGGCGCGGCTGCGGCAGGTGCTCGGCAACCTCGTCAACAACGCGCTCACCCACACCCCGGCGGGCACGCCGGTGACGATCCGGGTCGGCACCCGGTACCGCGACGGCCGTACCGGGCCGCCCGGCCCGGTCGGGGAGGTCGCGTTCATCGAGGTCAGCGACGCCGGCCCGGGGCTCACCCCGGAGGAGGCCGAGCGCGTCTTCGAGCGCTTCTACCGCTCCGACCCCTCCCGGGCCCGGCGCGGCCCCGACGGCCCCGCCTCCTCGGGCTCGGGCCTCGGCCTGTCGATCGTGGCCGCGCTCGTCCGGGCGCACGGCGGCATCGTCTCGGTGGAGACCGCCCCGGGCGAGGGGGCGACGTTCCGGGTGGTCCTGCCGCTCGCGCCGGAGGCGCTCAACGGCGGGCTCGACGATGCCGAGCCTGACGCTTCCGAGCCCGAGGACACCGAGCCGGAGCGCTCCGGGCCGTCCCCGGCGTAG
- a CDS encoding response regulator transcription factor, whose product MGGVTESPEARLLVVEDEPNILELLAASLRFAGFDVKTAAGGRDAVAATQRHRPDLIVLDVMLPDMDGFDVVRRLRSGGAYTPVVFLTARDATEDKIKGLTLGGDDYVTKPFSLEEVIARIRAVLRRTAGDPMTPPPRLTFHDIELDEETHEVWRGGEPVALSPTEFKLLRYFMANAGRVLSKAQILDHVWNYDFRGDAGIVESYVSVLRRKIDNREPRLIHTLRGVGYVLRRPPQS is encoded by the coding sequence ATGGGGGGCGTGACCGAATCGCCTGAAGCACGCCTGCTCGTCGTCGAGGACGAGCCCAACATCCTGGAGCTGCTCGCCGCGAGCCTGCGATTCGCCGGATTCGACGTGAAGACGGCCGCCGGCGGGCGGGACGCGGTCGCCGCCACGCAGCGTCACCGGCCGGATCTCATCGTCCTCGACGTGATGTTGCCCGACATGGACGGATTCGACGTGGTGCGCCGCCTGCGCTCCGGTGGCGCGTACACGCCGGTGGTCTTCCTCACCGCCCGGGACGCCACCGAGGACAAGATCAAAGGGCTCACCCTCGGCGGTGACGACTACGTGACCAAGCCGTTCAGCCTGGAGGAGGTGATCGCCCGCATCCGCGCGGTGCTGCGCCGTACCGCCGGGGACCCGATGACCCCGCCGCCCCGGCTCACCTTCCACGACATCGAGCTGGACGAGGAGACCCACGAGGTGTGGCGCGGCGGCGAGCCGGTCGCGCTCTCGCCCACCGAGTTCAAGCTGCTCCGCTACTTCATGGCGAACGCGGGCCGGGTGCTGTCGAAGGCCCAGATCCTCGATCACGTGTGGAACTACGACTTCCGCGGCGACGCGGGTATCGTCGAGTCGTACGTCTCGGTGCTGCGCCGCAAGATCGACAACCGCGAGCCGCGGCTCATCCACACCCTGCGCGGCGTCGGCTACGTGCTGCGCCGTCCCCCGCAGTCCTGA
- the thpR gene encoding RNA 2',3'-cyclic phosphodiesterase produces the protein MRLFVALLPPDDVLAEIEEAVRGPRAKWPELRWVPEELWHVTLAFLGNVDEELLPGLQDRLERAAARHPVQQVAFAGAGAFPSAGRASVFWVGMRGAAEEERERPVLGRLARSIAAGAERAGAAPDRKRFHPHLTLARCRERTDLSRLVAAMESFAGRRWEATTVYLMRSHLGRSVWYEPIASWPLRGDLADRPAAGAD, from the coding sequence GTGCGGTTGTTCGTCGCCCTGCTGCCGCCCGATGACGTGCTCGCGGAGATCGAGGAGGCCGTCCGTGGCCCGCGGGCGAAGTGGCCGGAGCTGCGTTGGGTGCCCGAGGAGCTGTGGCACGTGACGCTCGCGTTCCTCGGCAACGTGGACGAGGAGCTCCTCCCCGGCCTGCAGGACCGGCTGGAGCGGGCCGCGGCCCGCCACCCGGTGCAGCAGGTGGCGTTCGCGGGCGCGGGCGCGTTCCCGTCGGCGGGGCGGGCGAGCGTGTTCTGGGTGGGCATGCGCGGCGCCGCCGAGGAGGAGCGGGAGCGGCCGGTGCTCGGCCGGCTCGCCCGGTCGATCGCCGCCGGGGCGGAGCGGGCCGGGGCGGCGCCGGACCGCAAGCGGTTCCACCCGCACCTCACGCTCGCCCGGTGCCGGGAACGCACCGACCTGAGCCGCCTGGTCGCGGCGATGGAGTCGTTCGCCGGGCGGCGGTGGGAGGCGACCACCGTGTACCTGATGCGCAGCCACCTGGGCCGGTCGGTGTGGTACGAGCCGATCGCCTCGTGGCCGCTCCGGGGCGACCTGGCGGACCGACCCGCCGCCGGGGCCGACTAG